Proteins from a genomic interval of Bifidobacterium longum subsp. infantis ATCC 15697 = JCM 1222 = DSM 20088:
- the infA gene encoding translation initiation factor IF-1, translating into MAKDGVIEVEGQVVEALPNAMFRVELENKHIVLATISGKMRKNYIRILPQDRVVLEMSPYDLNRGRITYRYK; encoded by the coding sequence ATGGCAAAAGACGGTGTGATTGAAGTCGAAGGACAGGTCGTGGAAGCACTGCCTAACGCGATGTTCCGCGTTGAACTCGAGAACAAGCACATCGTGCTCGCCACGATTTCCGGCAAAATGCGTAAGAACTACATTCGTATTCTGCCGCAGGATCGTGTCGTGCTCGAAATGAGCCCTTACGACCTGAACCGCGGACGCATTA